The following coding sequences lie in one Streptomyces xiamenensis genomic window:
- a CDS encoding cation:proton antiporter regulatory subunit: protein MGTKRTTLPGVGVQYDISTRDGRHVSVVAHEDGRRFLGFYDPEDPDSCQCTVPLDAEEAAKLASLIAPDSTSAAFAPGEIGLDLITERIAIGPDSPYRGRPLGDTRARTRTGASIVAVLRRTGAHPSPGPDYRLEAGDTLLVVGTREGVSDLADIIAGG from the coding sequence ATGGGCACCAAACGAACCACGCTGCCGGGCGTGGGCGTTCAATACGACATCAGCACCCGGGACGGACGGCACGTCTCCGTCGTCGCCCACGAGGACGGCCGCCGCTTCCTGGGGTTCTACGACCCCGAGGACCCCGACTCCTGCCAGTGCACCGTGCCGCTGGACGCCGAGGAGGCCGCCAAACTGGCCTCCCTCATCGCGCCGGACAGCACCAGCGCCGCCTTCGCCCCCGGCGAGATCGGCCTGGACCTGATCACCGAACGCATCGCCATCGGCCCGGACTCGCCCTACCGGGGCCGCCCGCTCGGCGACACCAGGGCACGCACCCGCACCGGCGCCTCCATAGTCGCCGTGCTGCGCAGGACCGGCGCCCACCCGTCGCCCGGTCCCGACTACCGACTTGAGGCAGGGGACACGCTGCTGGTCGTGGGCACCCGCGAGGGTGTCTCCGACCTCGCCGACATCATCGCTGGGGGATAA
- a CDS encoding ArsR/SmtB family transcription factor has product MTDPENPYAPHDNRDVVVLDAKGLRALAHPVRVQLLGLLRRNGPSTATLLAGRLGLTSGATSYHLRQLSAAGFVEEDEERGNARERWWRSVHRLTSFGDLTLRDREPEATLAFLQSVAVSHAQATQRTLNELDTMPREWRETLGLGDRLLRLTQQEARQLRNELDEVVARYRPASATGPGEAPEGAEGVQVVLHVLPDLEGSFDSAGRELDQNEDER; this is encoded by the coding sequence ATGACCGATCCCGAGAACCCGTACGCCCCCCACGACAACCGCGATGTCGTCGTCCTCGACGCCAAGGGTCTGCGCGCCCTCGCCCACCCCGTGCGGGTGCAGTTGCTCGGTCTGTTGCGGCGCAACGGGCCCTCCACCGCGACCCTGCTCGCCGGGCGGCTCGGGCTCACCTCGGGAGCCACCAGCTACCACCTGCGGCAGCTCTCCGCCGCGGGCTTCGTGGAGGAGGACGAGGAGCGCGGAAACGCCCGGGAACGCTGGTGGCGTTCGGTCCACCGGCTCACCTCCTTCGGCGACCTCACCCTGCGCGATCGCGAGCCGGAGGCGACCCTCGCCTTCCTCCAGTCGGTGGCCGTCTCCCATGCCCAGGCCACCCAGCGCACCCTCAACGAACTGGACACCATGCCGCGCGAATGGCGCGAGACGCTAGGCCTGGGCGATCGGCTGCTGCGACTCACCCAGCAGGAGGCGCGACAACTGCGCAACGAGCTGGACGAGGTCGTCGCCCGGTACCGGCCGGCCTCCGCCACCGGCCCCGGGGAGGCGCCCGAAGGTGCCGAAGGGGTCCAGGTCGTGCTGCATGTTTTGCCCGACCTTGAGGGATCTTTTGACTCCGCCGGGCGAGAGCTTGACCAGAACGAGGACGAACGATGA
- a CDS encoding MFS transporter codes for MKGVEERRSLRPLAGVLGALAVAQTGTKISTLALPWFVLTSTGSAVQTGLVALFEMVPYVVLKGLAGPVVDRIGPRRISWTMDLASALPALLIPILYAAGALSFPVLLGLVALIGASRGPGDLAKMVLVPEAAERCRIPMERATGLAGTTERLASTIGPGLAGLLVAAIGPVPSLTVIAGCFALGSLIIAVFLPRGMGAPARPDPASGESEEDGYWRRFAQGFTVLRRDPLLLSLALMVAVTNLLDAAFMSVLLPVWAQGAGHGPEVVGLLGTAAGITAMAGSLTAAALAHRLPRLPVYIIGFLIAGAPRFLVLAADASPWVVLAVFAVSGLGGGFLNPIISALIFERSPRTHLGRVQGLVSSLAWSGIPFGGLAAGAAIGAIGLAPALVTGGILYAITTLLPGLLPQWRVMDRARRAARAAPPSDTPSPTPVEHPRTTTER; via the coding sequence ATGAAGGGTGTGGAGGAGCGCCGCAGCCTTCGCCCGCTGGCCGGGGTGCTCGGCGCGCTCGCGGTGGCCCAGACCGGCACCAAGATCTCCACCCTCGCCCTGCCCTGGTTCGTGCTCACCAGCACCGGCAGCGCCGTGCAGACGGGGCTGGTGGCGCTCTTCGAGATGGTGCCCTACGTGGTGCTCAAAGGGCTGGCCGGGCCGGTCGTCGACCGGATCGGGCCCCGCCGGATCTCCTGGACCATGGACCTGGCCAGCGCGCTGCCCGCGCTGCTCATCCCGATCCTGTACGCCGCCGGGGCCCTGTCCTTTCCGGTACTGCTCGGCCTGGTGGCGCTGATCGGGGCCAGCCGGGGGCCGGGCGACCTGGCGAAGATGGTGCTGGTGCCGGAGGCCGCCGAACGCTGCCGAATCCCGATGGAACGCGCCACCGGACTGGCGGGCACCACCGAACGCCTCGCCTCCACCATCGGACCCGGCCTGGCCGGCCTGCTGGTGGCGGCCATCGGCCCGGTGCCCTCGCTGACCGTCATCGCGGGCTGTTTCGCACTGGGTTCGCTGATCATCGCCGTGTTCCTGCCGCGTGGCATGGGCGCACCGGCCCGGCCCGACCCGGCGAGCGGCGAGAGCGAAGAGGACGGCTACTGGCGGCGCTTCGCCCAGGGCTTCACGGTGCTGCGGCGCGATCCGCTGCTGCTGTCCCTCGCCCTCATGGTGGCGGTCACCAACCTGCTGGACGCGGCGTTCATGTCGGTGCTGCTGCCCGTGTGGGCTCAGGGAGCGGGACACGGACCGGAGGTGGTCGGGCTGCTCGGCACCGCCGCCGGGATCACCGCCATGGCCGGCAGCCTGACCGCGGCGGCCCTCGCCCACCGGCTGCCCCGGCTGCCGGTCTACATCATCGGCTTCCTCATCGCGGGCGCTCCGCGCTTCCTCGTCCTGGCGGCCGACGCGTCGCCGTGGGTGGTGCTGGCGGTCTTCGCCGTCAGCGGCCTGGGGGGCGGCTTCCTCAATCCGATCATCAGCGCGCTGATCTTCGAACGGAGCCCGCGCACCCATCTGGGCCGCGTCCAGGGTCTGGTCAGCTCGCTCGCGTGGTCCGGCATCCCGTTCGGCGGTCTGGCCGCCGGCGCCGCCATCGGCGCCATCGGACTGGCACCCGCGCTCGTCACCGGTGGCATCCTGTACGCGATCACCACTCTCCTGCCCGGTCTGCTCCCCCAGTGGCGGGTGATGGACCGGGCCCGGCGGGCCGCCCGCGCGGCGCCGCCCTCCGACACCCCCTCCCCGACCCCGGTGGAACATCCACGGACCACCACGGAACGGTAG
- a CDS encoding acyl-coenzyme A--6-aminopenicillanic acid acyl-transferase yields METTPSKTFRSLDLGAGDDGRWAALIRETYPPSVVADWLTAEGRTDAGALAARRLFATHLPELLPSLRRLTAQLEDIPHAGTFLTLAAVRPFWSGCTQIGSGGELLRTYDFAPDGVEGTFVRSHLLRPVIGTQEGGWGLLDGMNDAGLAISLTFGGRKVHGPGFAVVLVIRWLLETCTSVDQALTRLRTVPVRIPQNLTLVDATRSVTVYLGPDIPMTEAPDACAANHQSETVPKEAEEAQRARHSRERLAVLRAAGPDVAALLRPPLHKDGHAQGFGTVYSAHYRPAEGVVTYHWPDADSWRLSFGSFTEETRTVRLGRPRPAPARRT; encoded by the coding sequence ATGGAGACCACCCCGAGCAAAACGTTCCGGTCCCTCGACCTCGGCGCCGGGGACGACGGCCGCTGGGCCGCCCTGATACGCGAGACCTACCCGCCCTCCGTGGTCGCCGACTGGCTGACCGCCGAGGGCCGCACCGACGCGGGTGCGCTTGCCGCCCGCCGGCTGTTCGCGACCCACCTGCCGGAGCTGCTGCCGTCCCTGCGCCGGCTGACCGCCCAGCTGGAGGACATCCCGCACGCCGGGACGTTTCTCACCCTGGCCGCCGTCCGCCCCTTCTGGTCCGGCTGCACCCAGATCGGCAGCGGCGGTGAACTCCTGCGCACCTACGACTTCGCGCCGGACGGCGTCGAGGGCACCTTCGTCCGCTCACACCTGCTGCGCCCCGTCATCGGTACCCAGGAGGGCGGCTGGGGCCTGCTGGACGGGATGAACGACGCCGGTCTCGCCATCTCCCTCACCTTCGGCGGGCGCAAGGTCCACGGGCCGGGCTTCGCGGTGGTGCTGGTGATCCGCTGGCTGCTGGAGACCTGTACGTCCGTGGACCAGGCGCTCACACGGCTGCGCACCGTCCCCGTCCGCATCCCGCAGAACCTCACCCTGGTGGACGCCACCCGCTCCGTCACCGTGTATCTCGGCCCGGACATCCCCATGACCGAGGCCCCCGACGCCTGCGCCGCCAACCATCAGTCCGAGACGGTGCCGAAGGAGGCGGAGGAGGCACAGCGGGCGCGGCACAGCCGGGAACGGCTGGCCGTCCTGCGCGCCGCGGGGCCCGATGTGGCGGCCCTGCTGCGCCCGCCGCTGCACAAGGACGGACACGCGCAGGGGTTCGGCACCGTCTACAGCGCCCACTACCGCCCGGCGGAGGGCGTCGTCACCTACCACTGGCCGGACGCCGACAGCTGGCGGCTGTCGTTCGGCTCCTTCACCGAGGAGACCAGGACGGTGCGCCTGGGCAGGCCCCGACCGGCACCGGCACGGCGCACCTGA
- a CDS encoding class II aldolase/adducin family protein: protein MSSDARHELVAAGRELTAAGLSPGASGNLSVRIGDRIYITPTGARLDALDPEGLAVLDAGAPVDTPLERALLEGPRPSKEFPLHLALYQRDPEATAVVHLHSAHAAAYSCLPPWSDRSAVPPLTPYFVMRVGQTPLLPYAEPGDVPQAVLLRELDFPFRAALLQNHGPVTSGTTMAAAADAAIELEETAHLLLLLNGRTPRLLTDAEATSLAERYGTPWHPGGGPA, encoded by the coding sequence ATGAGCAGCGACGCACGCCACGAACTCGTCGCGGCGGGGCGTGAGCTCACCGCCGCCGGGCTGAGCCCGGGCGCCTCGGGCAATCTGAGCGTCCGGATCGGCGACCGCATCTACATCACCCCGACCGGTGCCCGGCTGGACGCGCTGGACCCCGAGGGCCTGGCCGTCCTGGACGCCGGCGCCCCGGTGGACACCCCACTGGAGCGGGCACTGCTGGAAGGGCCGCGGCCCTCCAAGGAGTTCCCGCTGCACCTGGCGCTCTACCAGCGCGACCCGGAGGCGACGGCGGTGGTGCACCTGCACAGCGCGCACGCCGCCGCGTACTCGTGCCTGCCGCCCTGGTCGGACCGGAGCGCGGTGCCGCCGCTGACCCCGTACTTCGTGATGCGGGTCGGGCAGACCCCGCTGCTGCCGTACGCGGAGCCCGGCGATGTGCCGCAGGCCGTGCTCCTGCGCGAGCTGGACTTCCCGTTCCGGGCGGCGCTGCTCCAGAACCACGGCCCGGTCACCTCGGGCACCACGATGGCGGCGGCGGCCGACGCAGCTATAGAGCTGGAGGAGACCGCCCACCTCCTCCTCCTGCTGAACGGCCGCACCCCCCGGCTGCTCACCGACGCGGAGGCCACCAGCCTGGCGGAGCGCTATGGCACCCCGTGGCACCCGGGCGGCGGCCCGGCGTGA
- the otnK gene encoding 3-oxo-tetronate kinase yields MAAGQVRWGGVADDFTGATDLATNWVARGLRTSVTLGVPSDEQLADLRVAGMDAVVVALKTRTAPVADAVRQSVAALDALRRLGCERFYDKYCSTFDSTPAGNIGPVADALAAELGADKVVVVPSFPATGRTVYQGHLFVGGQLLSESSMRHHPLTPMTDSDVAALLRPQTTHRVATVPLQTVRAGAAALRAAIDAAEGTYVVVDALDESDLAIIAEVTSGDPLVTGGSGLALGLPAVADAPATDAMPVTAGHRAVLAGSASSATRGQIADAREQLAHHKLDLAALRADLPGEVARLTAWARERWSRAPGEPVLVYAVDSLDDLEKAPPAGERPASEVMEEALAGCATAFAEAGARQFLVAGGETSGSVVQALDVQRLELGPSLAPGVSWAHGTAADGRAYNLALKSGNFGHRDIFTAGWQALA; encoded by the coding sequence ATGGCGGCAGGACAGGTCAGATGGGGCGGCGTGGCCGATGACTTCACCGGTGCTACCGACCTCGCCACCAACTGGGTCGCCCGGGGACTGCGCACCAGCGTGACCCTGGGTGTCCCCAGCGACGAGCAGCTCGCGGATCTGCGGGTCGCCGGGATGGACGCGGTGGTGGTCGCGCTGAAGACGCGGACCGCCCCGGTGGCGGACGCGGTACGGCAGTCCGTGGCGGCGCTCGATGCCCTGCGGCGGCTGGGCTGCGAGCGCTTCTACGACAAGTACTGCTCCACCTTCGACTCCACCCCGGCCGGCAACATCGGCCCGGTGGCCGACGCGCTGGCGGCGGAGCTCGGCGCGGACAAGGTGGTCGTGGTGCCGTCCTTCCCCGCCACCGGGCGCACGGTCTACCAGGGGCATCTGTTCGTCGGCGGGCAGCTGCTGAGCGAGAGCTCGATGCGGCACCACCCGCTGACCCCGATGACCGATTCGGACGTGGCCGCGCTGCTGCGCCCGCAGACCACCCACCGGGTGGCGACCGTGCCGCTCCAGACGGTCCGCGCCGGAGCGGCGGCCCTGCGGGCGGCGATCGACGCGGCGGAAGGCACCTACGTGGTCGTCGACGCCCTGGACGAGAGCGACCTCGCGATCATCGCCGAGGTCACCTCCGGGGACCCGCTGGTGACCGGCGGCTCGGGCCTCGCGCTGGGACTGCCCGCGGTGGCGGACGCCCCCGCCACCGACGCGATGCCGGTGACGGCGGGACACCGCGCGGTCCTGGCCGGCAGCGCCTCCTCCGCGACCCGCGGCCAGATCGCCGACGCCCGCGAGCAGCTGGCGCACCACAAGCTGGACCTGGCCGCGCTGCGGGCCGACCTGCCCGGCGAGGTCGCCCGGCTGACCGCCTGGGCGCGCGAGCGCTGGAGCCGGGCCCCCGGCGAGCCGGTGCTGGTGTATGCGGTGGACTCCCTCGACGACCTGGAGAAGGCACCGCCCGCGGGCGAACGTCCGGCCTCCGAGGTCATGGAGGAGGCGCTGGCCGGCTGCGCCACCGCCTTCGCCGAGGCCGGCGCCCGGCAGTTCCTGGTGGCCGGCGGCGAGACCTCGGGCAGCGTGGTGCAGGCACTGGACGTACAGCGCCTGGAGCTGGGCCCGTCGCTGGCGCCCGGCGTCTCGTGGGCCCACGGCACGGCGGCCGACGGCCGCGCGTACAACCTCGCCCTGAAGTCGGGCAACTTCGGCCACCGCGACATCTTCACGGCGGGCTGGCAGGCCCTTGCGTAA
- a CDS encoding homoserine dehydrogenase, with the protein MNAEPHGTRETVTYALTGARGGFARTLLAQTRFTPDVEPAVLCDLDTEGVLALAAELGFPAEGPGSLTVATDRAGIEAARAAGRTAVIADISLLAGAAYDILVEATGSPAVGYRAARTALTGGHHVAMVSKEVDSVSGIELASLAADSGLVYTTATGDQPANLIQLFTWAHGLGLEIVAIGKSGEYDLVFDPERGTVTQLDETIDAPALGGLLKLDRESPEGVRTTLAARAEAVAGLKRSAAADYCEMSVVATSTGFTPDVEAMHYPVARTAELADVYALREHGGVVTRPGVVDVFSVLRLPEEASFAGGVFVVVRTHDTVTWELLRQKGHVVSRDGRYACVYLPYHLMGVETPTTLRDAVLRGIPAGSPSPAQHAVLAGRATEDLSAGTVLTMGGHHHEVTGVAPVLLAAADAPADTAPLYLAAHATLVRDVAAGSLLTLDDVSGYDPDLLAAWNAGRDAYPTAPTTP; encoded by the coding sequence ATGAACGCCGAGCCGCACGGGACGCGGGAAACCGTCACGTACGCACTGACGGGCGCGCGCGGCGGCTTCGCCCGTACGCTGCTGGCCCAGACCCGGTTCACCCCGGACGTCGAGCCGGCCGTACTGTGCGACCTCGACACCGAAGGGGTACTGGCGCTCGCCGCCGAGCTGGGCTTCCCCGCCGAGGGACCCGGCTCCCTCACCGTCGCCACCGACCGGGCCGGCATCGAGGCCGCCCGCGCCGCGGGACGCACCGCCGTGATCGCGGACATCTCCCTGCTGGCCGGCGCCGCCTACGACATCCTTGTCGAGGCCACCGGCAGCCCGGCCGTGGGGTACCGCGCCGCGCGCACCGCGCTCACCGGCGGCCACCACGTGGCGATGGTCAGCAAGGAGGTCGACTCCGTCAGCGGCATCGAACTCGCCTCCCTCGCCGCCGACAGCGGTCTCGTCTACACCACCGCCACCGGCGACCAGCCCGCCAACCTCATCCAGCTCTTCACCTGGGCCCACGGCCTGGGCCTGGAGATCGTCGCCATCGGCAAGTCCGGCGAGTACGACCTCGTCTTCGACCCCGAGCGCGGCACCGTCACCCAGCTCGACGAGACCATCGACGCCCCGGCCCTCGGCGGCCTGCTGAAGCTGGACCGGGAGAGCCCCGAAGGCGTCCGCACCACCCTGGCCGCCCGCGCCGAGGCCGTCGCCGGCCTCAAGCGCAGCGCCGCCGCCGACTACTGCGAGATGTCCGTCGTCGCCACGAGCACCGGCTTCACCCCCGATGTCGAGGCGATGCACTACCCGGTGGCCCGTACCGCCGAACTCGCCGACGTCTACGCCTTGCGCGAGCACGGCGGCGTCGTCACCCGTCCTGGTGTCGTGGACGTCTTCAGCGTGCTGCGGCTGCCCGAGGAAGCCAGCTTCGCCGGCGGCGTGTTCGTCGTGGTCCGCACCCACGACACCGTCACCTGGGAGCTGCTGCGGCAGAAGGGACACGTCGTCAGCCGCGACGGCCGCTACGCCTGCGTCTACCTCCCCTACCACCTGATGGGCGTCGAGACCCCGACCACCCTGCGCGACGCCGTGCTGCGCGGCATCCCCGCCGGCTCACCCTCCCCCGCCCAGCACGCCGTACTCGCCGGGCGCGCCACCGAGGACCTGAGCGCCGGCACCGTGCTGACCATGGGCGGCCACCACCACGAGGTGACAGGTGTGGCGCCGGTGCTGCTGGCCGCCGCCGACGCCCCGGCCGACACCGCGCCGCTGTACCTGGCCGCGCACGCCACCCTCGTACGGGACGTGGCGGCCGGTTCGCTGCTCACCCTCGACGACGTGAGCGGCTACGACCCCGACCTGCTCGCCGCCTGGAACGCCGGGCGCGACGCGTACCCCACCGCCCCCACCACCCCCTGA
- a CDS encoding GntP family permease, whose amino-acid sequence MSDAYTLFAFGAAIAALVLLIAKFKVHPVATLFIIVTSLGLVLGMGGAKTIELVTTGFGNTLASVGLLVIFGCVLGKMLELSGAALRITKAALSLFSGKKVPWAVALASTVVGIPLIADTVVLMLIPVVSAIAYQSKMSMMRLGPILYIGAYVMTSLVPPGPGPLAATSLLGVDLGEATLWGLVVAIPGIIVATIYLLTIKTHVDPKPEFTDHLAGAGAAAGDGGGKPRLSLGGSGTDADGETERELPPLWMSLVPIFLPIVLIMSSSFVVDLFEADNAVGGVLAFLGEPVIALFIGCLAALPLFGRRWSSKETLNDLFEAGLKLAAMPLALTGVGGALATIIRDTEVADSVAEMIQDWGLSPIIVPFLVAAAICTITGSNILGVMTAAAIMEPLAEGLGISALAIYLACGTGAQIMKHANSSGFWVTTTLSNMTVGQGIRSIGVASALSGVTGFAIVYALYGFGVI is encoded by the coding sequence ATGTCCGACGCCTACACGCTCTTCGCGTTCGGCGCGGCGATCGCGGCGCTGGTGCTGCTGATCGCCAAGTTCAAGGTCCACCCGGTGGCCACCTTGTTCATCATCGTCACCTCGCTGGGCCTGGTGCTCGGCATGGGCGGTGCCAAGACGATCGAGCTGGTCACCACCGGCTTCGGCAACACCCTGGCCAGTGTGGGTCTGCTGGTCATCTTCGGCTGTGTGCTGGGGAAGATGCTGGAGCTGAGCGGCGCGGCACTGCGGATCACCAAGGCGGCGCTGAGCCTGTTCTCGGGCAAGAAGGTGCCGTGGGCCGTCGCGCTGGCCTCGACGGTCGTCGGTATCCCGCTGATCGCCGACACCGTCGTGCTGATGCTGATCCCGGTGGTCTCGGCCATCGCGTACCAGTCGAAGATGTCGATGATGCGGCTGGGCCCGATCCTGTACATCGGCGCCTACGTGATGACCTCGCTGGTGCCGCCGGGCCCCGGCCCGCTGGCCGCCACCTCGCTGCTGGGCGTGGACCTGGGTGAGGCGACGCTGTGGGGCCTGGTCGTGGCCATCCCCGGCATCATCGTCGCCACGATCTACCTGCTGACCATCAAGACGCACGTCGACCCCAAGCCGGAGTTCACCGACCACCTCGCGGGCGCCGGTGCGGCCGCGGGTGACGGCGGCGGCAAGCCCCGTCTTTCCCTGGGCGGTTCCGGTACCGACGCGGACGGCGAGACCGAGCGCGAACTGCCCCCGCTGTGGATGTCGCTGGTCCCGATCTTCCTGCCGATCGTGCTGATCATGTCCAGCTCGTTCGTGGTCGACCTGTTCGAGGCGGACAACGCCGTCGGCGGGGTGCTGGCCTTCCTCGGTGAGCCGGTCATAGCCCTGTTCATCGGCTGTCTGGCCGCGCTGCCGCTGTTCGGCCGCCGCTGGTCGAGCAAGGAGACCCTGAACGACCTGTTCGAGGCCGGTCTGAAGCTGGCCGCCATGCCGCTCGCCCTCACCGGTGTCGGCGGCGCGCTGGCCACCATCATCCGGGACACCGAAGTGGCGGACTCCGTCGCCGAGATGATCCAGGACTGGGGCCTGTCCCCCATCATCGTGCCGTTCCTGGTGGCCGCGGCCATCTGCACCATCACCGGTTCGAATATCCTCGGCGTGATGACCGCCGCGGCGATCATGGAACCGCTCGCCGAGGGCCTGGGCATCTCCGCGCTCGCCATCTACTTGGCGTGCGGCACCGGAGCGCAGATCATGAAGCACGCCAACTCCTCGGGCTTCTGGGTCACCACCACCCTGTCCAACATGACGGTCGGCCAGGGCATCCGCTCCATCGGGGTGGCCTCGGCCCTGTCCGGGGTGACCGGCTTCGCGATCGTGTACGCCCTGTACGGATTCGGCGTCATCTGA
- a CDS encoding DeoR/GlpR family DNA-binding transcription regulator: MSSEGSPGSADTPLIPDQRRELLIKLLRGHSVLSVHQLTELLGVSHMTVRRDIAALERQGRAVSVPGGVRIAGQLHHEPSFIDKSTMDQPAKLAIAARAGELLQDGTTVYLDAGTTCQALVPHIVRRQGMTVVTNDFTTANALMGNPDVEVIHTGGRIEHANRSTVGRLAAQTLTQLALDIAFVSTSSWDLQRGVTTPSSAKVEVKQAAMASASRSVLLTGSAKYGTFGMYRVAALSEFESIVTDEGLSPAARETLRAQGIATFVATATE; encoded by the coding sequence GTGTCGTCAGAAGGGTCTCCCGGCTCCGCGGACACCCCGCTGATCCCGGATCAGCGCCGGGAGCTGCTGATCAAGCTGCTGCGCGGGCACTCGGTGCTCAGCGTGCACCAGCTGACCGAGCTGCTCGGGGTCTCCCACATGACGGTACGGCGCGACATCGCCGCGCTGGAGCGACAGGGGCGCGCCGTGTCGGTGCCCGGCGGGGTACGCATCGCCGGGCAGCTGCATCATGAGCCGAGCTTCATCGACAAGTCGACCATGGACCAGCCGGCGAAGCTCGCCATCGCCGCCCGCGCCGGGGAACTCCTCCAGGACGGCACCACCGTGTACCTGGACGCCGGCACCACCTGTCAGGCCCTGGTCCCGCACATCGTGCGGCGCCAGGGCATGACGGTGGTGACCAACGACTTCACCACGGCCAACGCCCTGATGGGCAACCCGGACGTGGAGGTCATCCACACCGGTGGCCGCATAGAGCACGCCAACCGCTCCACCGTGGGGCGGCTCGCCGCGCAGACGCTGACGCAGCTGGCGCTGGACATCGCCTTCGTCTCCACCAGTTCGTGGGACCTGCAGCGCGGGGTGACCACGCCGTCCTCCGCGAAGGTGGAGGTCAAGCAGGCGGCGATGGCGAGCGCCTCGCGGTCGGTGCTGCTGACCGGGTCCGCCAAGTACGGCACCTTCGGCATGTACCGGGTGGCGGCGCTGAGCGAGTTCGAGTCGATCGTGACGGACGAGGGCCTGTCGCCCGCGGCACGCGAGACGCTGCGTGCCCAGGGCATCGCCACGTTCGTGGCCACCGCTACAGAGTGA
- a CDS encoding FGGY-family carbohydrate kinase, which yields MGIVAGLDSSSVYTRIVVCDTDTGQVVRHGHADHPKEEATPEAWLHSLGEAAGGGVLEDVAAIGVAAQPHAVVALDESGAPVRAASPGVGGEDRARTAALDAAARELTDALGGPDTWTRAVGSVPQGGQPVARLRRLAREHPEAARRVAGVALAQDWLVWQLLGRPARMATDRGGASSTGYWSPVGGEWRPELVELALGHAVALPEVLAPAQPAGRTPEGQLISAGTGETMAAAFGLGVGPGDAVLSLGASGSVCAVHHAALPPDSSGAVTAYADATGHHLPVVRTLNAVRVLRGTAELLGCDLPALSDLALRSTPGAHGLVFLPYLAGERVPALPHAAGTLTGLRRESMKPEHLARAAFEGMLCGLADAADVLRERGVRIDRFFLLGAAADLPAVRELAPALLGAPVVIPAPAAYTALGAARQAAWALGVEQGRLTPDTPPKWPEQDGETYHPGDDLPTGKAIRQQYGAVRDTTHPQG from the coding sequence ATGGGGATTGTCGCCGGTCTGGACAGCTCGTCCGTTTACACCCGCATCGTGGTCTGTGACACCGATACGGGCCAGGTGGTACGGCACGGCCACGCCGACCACCCGAAGGAAGAAGCCACCCCCGAGGCGTGGCTGCACTCCCTGGGGGAGGCAGCCGGCGGCGGCGTCCTGGAGGACGTCGCCGCGATCGGGGTCGCCGCGCAGCCGCACGCCGTGGTCGCGCTGGACGAGAGCGGAGCGCCGGTACGGGCCGCCTCCCCGGGGGTGGGCGGCGAGGACCGCGCCCGCACGGCCGCGCTCGACGCCGCGGCCCGGGAACTGACCGACGCGCTCGGCGGCCCCGACACCTGGACCCGCGCGGTGGGCTCCGTACCCCAGGGCGGACAGCCGGTGGCCCGGCTGCGCCGGCTCGCGCGCGAACACCCCGAGGCGGCGCGGCGGGTCGCCGGGGTGGCGCTCGCCCAGGACTGGCTCGTGTGGCAACTGCTGGGCCGTCCGGCACGCATGGCCACCGACCGGGGCGGGGCCTCCAGCACCGGCTACTGGTCGCCGGTGGGCGGTGAGTGGCGGCCCGAACTCGTCGAACTCGCCCTGGGACACGCGGTCGCGCTGCCCGAGGTCCTCGCCCCCGCCCAGCCGGCCGGGCGCACCCCGGAGGGCCAGCTGATCTCGGCGGGCACGGGCGAGACGATGGCGGCGGCCTTCGGGCTCGGCGTGGGCCCCGGCGACGCGGTGCTCTCCCTCGGCGCCTCCGGCTCGGTCTGCGCCGTCCACCACGCGGCGCTGCCGCCCGACAGCAGCGGCGCGGTCACCGCGTACGCGGACGCCACGGGCCATCACCTGCCGGTGGTCCGCACCCTCAACGCGGTACGGGTGCTGCGCGGCACCGCGGAACTGCTCGGCTGCGACCTGCCCGCACTCTCCGACCTCGCGCTGCGCTCGACGCCGGGCGCCCACGGGCTGGTCTTCCTGCCGTACCTGGCGGGCGAGCGGGTGCCCGCTCTCCCGCACGCGGCGGGCACCCTGACCGGCCTGCGCCGGGAGAGCATGAAGCCCGAACACCTGGCCCGGGCGGCGTTCGAGGGGATGCTGTGCGGCCTGGCGGACGCGGCGGACGTGCTGCGCGAACGCGGCGTACGGATCGACCGGTTCTTCCTGCTGGGCGCGGCGGCGGACCTGCCGGCGGTGCGGGAACTCGCCCCCGCGCTGCTCGGCGCCCCGGTGGTGATCCCCGCCCCGGCCGCCTATACCGCGCTGGGTGCGGCCCGCCAGGCGGCCTGGGCCCTGGGGGTCGAACAGGGCCGGCTGACCCCGGACACCCCGCCGAAGTGGCCCGAGCAGGACGGGGAGACCTACCACCCGGGCGATGACCTGCCCACGGGGAAGGCCATCCGCCAGCAGTACGGGGCGGTCCGGGACACCACTCACCCGCAGGGGTGA